In one Alteribacter lacisalsi genomic region, the following are encoded:
- a CDS encoding futalosine hydrolase, translating into MTDLHNILIVTAVEGEKEAVEKGLEGDARFTVIAGGAGIASSASRTAKELGKRRFDLVLNMGIGGGFRGKAEIGATVIGCRSVAADLGAETADGFVAIESLGFGTSSYACDPETLEKLQRAIPGAVTGDVLTLSTVTGSAATADHLAQSYPDAVCEAMEGFGAAAAAEAFSVPFAEVRTISNPVGPRDREAWKIKEAFVGLTEAGAKLKEVF; encoded by the coding sequence ATGACTGACCTACATAACATACTCATTGTAACGGCAGTGGAAGGGGAAAAAGAAGCTGTCGAAAAAGGGCTTGAAGGTGACGCACGGTTTACGGTGATTGCAGGAGGTGCCGGGATCGCTTCTTCGGCATCTCGGACAGCGAAGGAACTGGGAAAAAGGCGTTTTGACCTTGTGTTGAATATGGGAATTGGGGGCGGATTTCGAGGAAAGGCCGAAATTGGCGCAACGGTAATCGGCTGCCGGTCCGTGGCGGCAGATCTTGGGGCGGAAACGGCTGATGGATTTGTGGCAATCGAATCCCTTGGGTTCGGTACGTCCTCGTATGCCTGTGATCCTGAGACGTTGGAAAAACTTCAGCGGGCAATTCCCGGAGCAGTTACAGGAGATGTTCTGACGCTGTCGACTGTCACAGGCTCAGCCGCGACAGCGGACCATCTGGCTCAAAGCTACCCCGATGCCGTCTGTGAAGCAATGGAAGGCTTTGGTGCTGCTGCAGCCGCGGAAGCTTTTTCAGTCCCATTTGCGGAAGTGAGAACCATCTCCAATCCGGTTGGACCCAGAGACAGGGAAGCGTGGAAGATCAAAGAGGCTTTTGTCGGACTTACAGAAGCCGGGGCAAAATTAAAGGAGGTTTTCTGA
- a CDS encoding 1,4-dihydroxy-6-naphthoate synthase, translated as MKIAFSPCPNDTFTFHALAHGLIKGAPELDVTYADIHITNHWAIDREGPEVMKISFAALPWVLDDYALIPCGGALGRGCGPLVLTAEGSAGPESLAGKTVAVPSERSTAYLLFRLWAKGSVPGGVGEIRIMPFDEIMPAVRDGRVDAGLVIHEARFTYGQYGLAMLADLGEWWEKETGHPIPLGAIIAKRDMADLPRLEDWIRVSVEKAWADPEASRAYVLEHAQEMEPDVVNAHIELYVNEFTRNLGEEGYAAVESLLGRAAEEGIVPPFDPNKLRTYSR; from the coding sequence ATGAAAATAGCATTTTCCCCATGTCCAAATGATACGTTCACATTTCATGCGCTGGCGCACGGGCTTATTAAAGGAGCGCCGGAGCTTGACGTCACGTATGCCGATATTCATATAACCAATCACTGGGCGATCGACCGTGAAGGTCCCGAGGTCATGAAAATATCCTTTGCGGCACTGCCCTGGGTTCTCGATGACTATGCCCTTATTCCGTGCGGAGGCGCTCTTGGGCGGGGCTGCGGCCCGCTCGTGCTTACGGCAGAAGGAAGTGCCGGCCCTGAGTCGCTTGCCGGCAAAACCGTTGCTGTACCAAGTGAACGATCGACGGCGTATCTGCTTTTCAGGCTCTGGGCAAAAGGATCGGTGCCCGGCGGAGTAGGTGAGATCCGCATCATGCCGTTTGATGAAATTATGCCTGCCGTCAGGGACGGCAGGGTTGATGCCGGACTTGTCATACACGAGGCGCGGTTTACCTACGGACAATACGGCCTTGCGATGCTGGCCGATCTTGGAGAATGGTGGGAAAAAGAAACCGGCCACCCAATTCCGCTCGGGGCGATTATAGCGAAGCGGGACATGGCTGATCTTCCCCGTCTGGAAGACTGGATCAGGGTATCGGTTGAGAAAGCGTGGGCGGACCCCGAAGCCTCGCGGGCTTATGTGCTGGAGCATGCACAGGAAATGGAGCCAGACGTGGTTAACGCTCATATTGAGCTCTATGTAAACGAATTTACCCGGAATCTTGGGGAAGAAGGCTACGCTGCTGTGGAATCACTTCTGGGAAGGGCGGCAGAGGAAGGAATTGTTCCTCCATTCGACCCTAACAAGCTTCGAACCTACAGCCGCTGA